GCGGCGTGCGGCATCGGGCCGGCGCGTAAGGATGCGAACCGGTTGTTTCAGAGCGGCCAGCCTCCGAACGATGAGCTGGCCGAGCTTGCCGGTGGCGCCGGCGATGATGGTTGTCGCACCGGTGACAGGAACTGCTGCTTTGCTCATGCGGCCGCCCGCCGTGATGCGGCCTCCAGCGGCCGGTGATCGATCCAGCCAAACACGTCGAAGTCGGCCGGAAGGAAGCCCCATTCGAGCAGGAAGCGTTTGAAGTGGTCGAAGGCAGCCAACTGCTCATCGTCGAGTGTCAGCTTGAGATGGCTGTGGACATCCGGACCATTCGCAGCCCGGATCGCGTCTTCGCCCACGCCGATTTCATTGGCGATGAAGCGCACCGCTTCATTCGGGTTCGCCTCCGCCCATTCGGCAACACGTGCGACCGTTGCGACAAGGCCCGTGACAAGGTCGAAATGCTCGTCGAGAAATTTGAGGTCGACGGTCAAGGGCCTCGGCGTACCGTTGTTGATGCGGATCTTTGCATCAGAGTGGAAGCCGAATTCCGAGACGACGACGGCGCCGATCTGATTGGCTAGCACCAAACCTTCGGCACCCTTGACGAAGAAGGCATCGATCTTGCCGCCCGCCAGCGCCAGAAGCTCGTCGCCGTAGGGATAGCGGCGCTTCAACCCGAGAAACGCGGCATTGCCCCTTTCGATCAGGTTTGCCTCGCTGCTGTCGAGATAGACCAGTTCGACATCGCGATGGGTGAGCCCCTCAAGCTCCAATGCGGACACGATGCCTTTCAACGCGGTGGCGCGCTGGAAGTCGACGATGGCTTCATTCGGTTTGCGCGGCACCCCGATGCGCCGGCCCTTCAGATCCGAGCCTTTGGCGATGCCTGAGCCGGGAAGCGCGATGATCGCCTGGAATTCGTCCGTGGTCGTAATGCCGACCACTCGGGTCTGCCGTCCGCCCGATCGTGCCCAAAGGGGCGGGATGTTGCCACCCTGGCGGAACGAGTGGTCCAGCGTATGGG
Above is a genomic segment from Ensifer canadensis containing:
- a CDS encoding ABC transporter substrate-binding protein yields the protein MSSLNSVWYTRCPAPTPLSIAHQLGWVDRQFEATGVAVRSIRDSKDQTVRESHFTHTLDHSFRQGGNIPPLWARSGGRQTRVVGITTTDEFQAIIALPGSGIAKGSDLKGRRIGVPRKPNEAIVDFQRATALKGIVSALELEGLTHRDVELVYLDSSEANLIERGNAAFLGLKRRYPYGDELLALAGGKIDAFFVKGAEGLVLANQIGAVVVSEFGFHSDAKIRINNGTPRPLTVDLKFLDEHFDLVTGLVATVARVAEWAEANPNEAVRFIANEIGVGEDAIRAANGPDVHSHLKLTLDDEQLAAFDHFKRFLLEWGFLPADFDVFGWIDHRPLEAASRRAAA